Part of the Terrisporobacter glycolicus ATCC 14880 = DSM 1288 genome is shown below.
GAGCACTCTAAAATACTTACTGATATTATAGAAAAAATGATATATTACAATATTGATATATCTAAAGAGGATTATTATAAAAACAATTTACCTAAAGATTTGGAAGAAAGTGTAGTAACTTTAAAGAAAAATTTAATAGAAAGAGAATCTATTGCCTGGGAAATTGCAAAAAATATTATGAATTTTAAAAACGAAAAAGAAAAATTTTTGTTTTCAAAAATAAGGGAGTACGCCCTTGCAACATACAATTATGGTGATCTTAAAACTATTGTAAAAGAAAATAATCTAGAAGTTTTCTTTAAGTATAAAAGATATTTTGCTTAATAAGTAAGAGCTTTCTTATAATAAGAAAGCTTTTCTATTGTCCTCTAACTTATTCAAAATATTTTAATAAAAATATACACTTTTTAATATAATTTGACTTAAATTAATTAAAATAATTACATTTTTTTGCATATTTATACTTATTTTTGTGAATATTTGGTATTATAATATTATAAATATTATTTTAGGAGGTATCTATATATGGATGATAGTGTTAAAAGATTAAAAGAACTTATAGATAGTCATGATAATATTGTGTTTTTTGGTGGGGCAGGTGTATCTACAGAATCTAACATTCCAGATTTTAGAAGTGCCTCTGGTTTATTTAACGAAAAATCAAATAGAAATTTTACTCCTGAACAATTAGTATCTCATACATTTTTTATGAGATATCCAGAAGAGTTTTTTAAATTTTATAAAGATAAATTAATTTATGAAGATGCTAAACCAAATAATGCTCACATATCTCTTGCTAAATTAGAAGATATGGGAAAATTAAATGCTATAATTACTCAAAATATCGATGGCCTACATCAAATGGCTGGTAGTAGAAATGTTTTAGAGCTTCATGGGTCTATACATAGAAATCATTGTATTAAATGTGGAAAATCTTATACTTTGGAAGAAATGTTAAGTTTAGGTGGAAAAATTCCTCATTGTAATGTATGCGGTAGTATAGTCAAGCCTGATGTAGTTTTGTATGAAGAACCATTAGATAATTCTGTTGTAAATGAAACTGTAAATGCTTTAAATAATGCAGATTTATTGATTATTGGAGGAACTTCATTGGTTGTTTACCCTGCTGCTAGTTTTATCGACTACTTTAATGGTGATAGTATAGTTCTTATAAACAAAAGTAGCACAAGTTATGATACAAAAGCTTCTGTAGTCATTAATGATTCCATAGGTAAAGTACTTTCACAAGCAGTTTTACAGGAAGTTAAAAGATGAATTTATAGAATATGTTAAAATAAGGTAAGATTTATATCTTACCTTATTCTTTTTCCTTTTTCTTTTCATATACATCCTTATATATTAAAACAGCTTCATAATATGCTTCCTCTTCGCTTATACCTTTTTCTTGTGCTATTTTCTCAGCTGAGTCTTTTATAATCGATGCAGCTTCAAGTATGTTCATAGAAACACCTTCCTGTTAATTATCCTACTAATTATTAATATATATTATTCCCCCAAAAACTATAAAATTACCTTATTTTATTAAAAATTACATTTATTTATAAATATTTATAAAAAAATAAGTTCTTTTACATAAAATGGCAATAGAACTTATTTTTTATTAGTTATTCTTCTTTATGTATTTTTATATCATTGTCCATATCTTCCTGAAACTTAACATTACTATCGTGTTTTAAAATCCTTTGAACTTTGTCTATTATCCTTGGTGTTACTGTTAAAATGTTATCTACTAAATTAACATTATCCTCCAAAGAAATTAAACGTGTTTCTCCATTTTCCACTACAACGAAGGCTACTGGCGATATGGTAATTGCTCCACCACTTCCTCCTGCAAAATTAGTATCACATTTGGTCTCTGTTTTACAGTTTTTATTATATTCACCTCCGCCAATACCAAACCCTACTGTTACTTTTGATATAGGAACAACAACAGATGCTTCCGCTTTTATAGGGTTCCCTACTATGGTATTAGAATCTATGGAATTTTTTATAGTCTCAAGAGTTGTCTCCATAATGCTTTGTATTGAATTTGTAGCTGTCATCTTTGCCACCTTCCTTAGACTTAAATTTTATTATTCTTATAATAATTGGAATAGATTTAGACATAGTATTCAATCTAAATTTTATATGTATTTTTACACTTCCTTTAATATTATTTTCATTAAACTTAGGTACTATGTTTAAATATATCTTTTCACATTTACATATATTTGTTATGTTTCCATAAATGCCGTTAATTAATGCATTAATATATATAGTTACATATGGATTAACACTACTAAAATATATATTTGAGTATAACTCTATTATTTTTACTTTTTTAACCAATTTTAAAATATTACTCAACTCTTTATCTAATATTTTTAAATCCTTTATACTACCTTTTTTTTTCCTTTTTCTTTTCTTTGGCGGATATAATTGAATATTAAATCTTATTAGTTTGAATAATAATTTAATTTTTAATTTTACAACTATTTTTTTATTATTAAAATCAGTTTCAAATATAAAGTGAGAATAAGATATTAATAATAAAATTAATATAAAAAAAATACATATACATATATATTTCAAATTAAAATATCTCATATTCTATATTATTTGCAAAACTTATGGATATATACTAATTAAAAGGAGATAGGCCTTAGGCGCATAAAAATCATAGGCAAGACACCTATGATTTTTATTTATTTTGACTTTGATTTATTTTGACTTTGATTTGTTTTTACTTTTTTTGTTTGACATGACACTTTGTGACGATGGTGCCATTCTTTGTTTTTGTCTTCTAGTTGTTCCACTATTATTGTAAATACACATACCCCAACAAGCAACTGCAACCATAAATAGTATACCCCTTAATGCATCTCCCATTCTAAACATATGCACTCCAAATAAAAAGCTTGCTATAGCAAATATTACATATATGGCCATTGCTAGTTTACTTTTCATATTTCTCCCCCTTAAATTATTATCTTACTGAAATAGTATCACATTTTATGATAAATAATAATTTTTTATTAAATTTCTTCTTCATTTTCGAAACTATCTATTGGTGGCAATTCTTTTAAACTTTCAATTTGCAATAATTTCAAAAATTCCTGAGTTGTCTTATATATAATGGGTTTTCCTATTCTATTTAAGCGTCCTGCTTCTCTTATTAGTTCATGTTCTAAAAGTGTTTGTAAAACTTTATCACATTTAACACCTCTAATACTTTCAATTTCCACTTTAGTAATAGGTTGTTTATATGCAATAATAGTTAAAGTTTCTAGTGTAGCTTGACTTAAAGACTTTCTTTTCTTTGGCTCTAACACCTTTTTTATATAGTCTGCATAGTCTTTATTAGTACACATTTGATATTTATTTTCTAGTTTTATTATTTGAATTCCTCTATTATTTTCTCTATATTCATCAATCAAAGCATTTAACATAAATTCTATTTCTTTAGATGAAAGTTCTTCATTAATAACACTATTAAGCTCTTTTATGCTTATAGGTTCTCCATAAGCAAACATGATTGATTCAATTATATGTTTTATTTCTTCTCTATTCATTTTCCACTCCACGCTTTATTATAAGAATATCATCAAAAAATTCATTTTGAACTACAATTATTAACTTTTCCTTTATTAATTCAAGAATAGCTAAGAATGTAGCTATAGTTTCATCCTTATCATAAGGCCCTACTAATTCGATAAAGCTTACTTTATCTTCTTTTTTCATTAAATCTCTTAAATCTGACATTTTTTCTTCAGAAGATACTACTCTTTTTTTAACTATCATATCTAATTCTTCTGTTTTATCAAAACCTTCTATAACTTTTGTTTTTAGTATCATAGGAAGAATTGTTCTGATAGCTTCTATGGATATTTCGTCTAAGTCTATTTTATTATCTACAATTACTTCCTCTTTCGCTCTAAAGAAAGTATCACAAGTATAGTGAACATTTTCTTTAATACTTAGGGAAGCTTCTTTAAATTTCTTATATTCTTCTAATTTTTCTACTAATTCTAATCTTGGATCTTCTTCATGTTCTTCATGATGTTGTTTATAAAGTAAATACTTTGACTTTATTTCAACTAATTTAGAAGCCATTATTATAAATTCACTGGCAACTTCTAGATCCATTTCATTTAACATATCAATATAAGATAAATATTGACTTGTAATTTCTGAAATTGATATATCCTTTATATCAATTTTTTGTTTTGAAATTAAATCACAAAGTAAATCTAAAGGTCCATCATAAACATTTAAATGTATATTATACTTCATTAAATTACCTCTTACATAAATATACTTACTATAGTATAAAACACCATCATTATAGGTGTCGTAACATAAGAATAAATTCCTGTAAAAATAGAAATCAATAACACCACGTATCCTACATTTTCATATTTGTAAATAAATTCATTGTATTTGTATGGCAATAATGATGATATAATACCCCAACCGTCAAGTGGTGGTATAGGAAGTAAATTAAAAGCTCCAAAACCAATATTAATCCACATTGCTTTATCAAATATCAGTTGTATAGCATACATATCAGAGTATTTAACTATTAACGCACAAGCAATTGCACCAACTAAATTTCCTAATGCTCCTGACAAAGAAACTATTATATTACCTACTCTATAATTTTTAAAATTATTTGGATTAATTGGTACTGGCTTTGCCCATCCTATACGAAATAATAATAAAGTTATTAATCCTAAAGGATCCACATGTTTTGCAGGGTTTAATGTCATTCTCCCATTATACTTGGCAGTATCATCTCCAAGTAAGTGTGCTGAATATGCATGACCAAACTCATGAATAGATATGGCTATGGCTATTCCCACCAACGATGCTAATAAATCACTTAAGTTAAACATATTTATTCTCTCCTACTGTTTTTTGTAATAATATTATTATATCATTAATAGAACTATAATCAAAAGGTTTATGTTTTTATTAATGATAAAAGCTATGCAGCACATATAAATACGCACTGCATAGCTTTTTAGTATTATAATAAGTTGTCTACTACTCTTCTTAACATTTGTAAATAAGATGCCTTATTTATATCTTCATTATTTATTATTTTAGTTTCTCCAACAAGCTCTTTTCCTCTGTAAACTTTTACAACTCCTAGTTCTGTATTTTTCTTTATTGGAAGTTTTAGATCTTGTTTTATTTCTACTTTCTTTTGGAAATCTTTTTTATCACCTTTTTTTATTAACACACTTAAATCATCTTTTGCTACTAAATCAACATTTTCTTTTTCACCTTTTTCAAATTTAACTGTTGCTACCTTGTCTTTGGCTCCACAAATTTTAACACTTTCATAGTTTGCAAATCCATAATTCAAAAGATTTGTAGCATCTTTAAATCTTATTGGAGAAGTTTCAGCACATAATGTAACAGCTATTAAATGTGTATTATTTCTTAAAGCAGATGCTGATAAACAATATTTTGCTTGTTGAGTAAAGCCAGTTTTTACTCCTGTTGCTCCTGAATAATGTTTAACTAATTTATTAGTATTAGAAATCCCTATTTTAGCTTGTTTTTTTCCAACTACAACTTCATCCATCCATGTAGTTAGATATTTAGAAATCTTCTTATGACTAAGCAATTCTTTTGACATTAGTGCTATATCATAAGCTGAAGTATAGTGGTTATCTACAGGAAGACCATTTGTATTTACAAAGTTTGTATCTTTCATTCCCAGCTCTTTAGCTCTTTTATTCATAAGGTCAACAAACTCTTCCA
Proteins encoded:
- a CDS encoding segregation and condensation protein A, with the translated sequence MKYNIHLNVYDGPLDLLCDLISKQKIDIKDISISEITSQYLSYIDMLNEMDLEVASEFIIMASKLVEIKSKYLLYKQHHEEHEEDPRLELVEKLEEYKKFKEASLSIKENVHYTCDTFFRAKEEVIVDNKIDLDEISIEAIRTILPMILKTKVIEGFDKTEELDMIVKKRVVSSEEKMSDLRDLMKKEDKVSFIELVGPYDKDETIATFLAILELIKEKLIIVVQNEFFDDILIIKRGVENE
- a CDS encoding DUF2953 domain-containing protein, whose amino-acid sequence is MSNILKLVKKVKIIELYSNIYFSSVNPYVTIYINALINGIYGNITNICKCEKIYLNIVPKFNENNIKGSVKIHIKFRLNTMSKSIPIIIRIIKFKSKEGGKDDSYKFNTKHYGDNS
- a CDS encoding D-alanyl-D-alanine carboxypeptidase family protein, with the protein product MKKFISFLLALVIVISQGNFVFANTKEAKLDIASKSAVLMDASTGKVLYEKNSHQKLPPASVTKVMTLLLICEALEDGKIKEEDDVQISENAASMGGSQIFLEPGEIQKVDTLVKSIAVASANDACVAMAEYVGGSMEEFVDLMNKRAKELGMKDTNFVNTNGLPVDNHYTSAYDIALMSKELLSHKKISKYLTTWMDEVVVGKKQAKIGISNTNKLVKHYSGATGVKTGFTQQAKYCLSASALRNNTHLIAVTLCAETSPIRFKDATNLLNYGFANYESVKICGAKDKVATVKFEKGEKENVDLVAKDDLSVLIKKGDKKDFQKKVEIKQDLKLPIKKNTELGVVKVYRGKELVGETKIINNEDINKASYLQMLRRVVDNLL
- the ytfJ gene encoding GerW family sporulation protein; its protein translation is MTATNSIQSIMETTLETIKNSIDSNTIVGNPIKAEASVVVPISKVTVGFGIGGGEYNKNCKTETKCDTNFAGGSGGAITISPVAFVVVENGETRLISLEDNVNLVDNILTVTPRIIDKVQRILKHDSNVKFQEDMDNDIKIHKEE
- a CDS encoding site-2 protease family protein, which produces MFNLSDLLASLVGIAIAISIHEFGHAYSAHLLGDDTAKYNGRMTLNPAKHVDPLGLITLLLFRIGWAKPVPINPNNFKNYRVGNIIVSLSGALGNLVGAIACALIVKYSDMYAIQLIFDKAMWINIGFGAFNLLPIPPLDGWGIISSLLPYKYNEFIYKYENVGYVVLLISIFTGIYSYVTTPIMMVFYTIVSIFM
- the scpB gene encoding SMC-Scp complex subunit ScpB: MNREEIKHIIESIMFAYGEPISIKELNSVINEELSSKEIEFMLNALIDEYRENNRGIQIIKLENKYQMCTNKDYADYIKKVLEPKKRKSLSQATLETLTIIAYKQPITKVEIESIRGVKCDKVLQTLLEHELIREAGRLNRIGKPIIYKTTQEFLKLLQIESLKELPPIDSFENEEEI
- a CDS encoding NAD-dependent protein deacylase yields the protein MDDSVKRLKELIDSHDNIVFFGGAGVSTESNIPDFRSASGLFNEKSNRNFTPEQLVSHTFFMRYPEEFFKFYKDKLIYEDAKPNNAHISLAKLEDMGKLNAIITQNIDGLHQMAGSRNVLELHGSIHRNHCIKCGKSYTLEEMLSLGGKIPHCNVCGSIVKPDVVLYEEPLDNSVVNETVNALNNADLLIIGGTSLVVYPAASFIDYFNGDSIVLINKSSTSYDTKASVVINDSIGKVLSQAVLQEVKR